The proteins below come from a single Halostagnicola larsenii XH-48 genomic window:
- the rnhA gene encoding ribonuclease HI, with translation MPVIECDVERARERLEDAGVIVESGNTDHERWRASRGDATGIAYDDKVVIQGSNPQDLEALLREGGGRAHVYFDGGARGNPGPAGIGWVIVTSDGIVAEGNDTIGRATNNQAEYEALIAALEAARDYQYDEVHVRGDSELIVKQVRGEYDTNNPELRERRVTVLELLSSFGEWTIEHVPREANERADDLANEALDEA, from the coding sequence ATGCCGGTCATCGAGTGCGACGTCGAGCGAGCCCGCGAACGGCTCGAGGACGCGGGCGTTATCGTCGAGTCGGGAAACACGGATCACGAGCGTTGGCGGGCGAGCCGCGGCGACGCGACGGGTATCGCCTACGACGACAAGGTCGTTATCCAGGGATCGAACCCGCAGGATCTCGAGGCGCTACTGCGCGAGGGCGGCGGTCGCGCGCACGTCTACTTCGACGGCGGGGCGCGCGGCAATCCCGGCCCGGCGGGAATCGGCTGGGTGATCGTCACGAGCGACGGCATCGTCGCCGAGGGCAACGACACGATCGGACGCGCGACGAACAACCAGGCCGAGTACGAGGCGCTCATCGCTGCGCTCGAGGCGGCACGCGATTACCAGTACGACGAGGTCCACGTCCGCGGGGACTCCGAACTGATCGTCAAACAAGTCCGAGGCGAGTACGATACGAACAATCCCGAACTCAGAGAGCGGCGCGTGACCGTGCTCGAGTTGCTCTCGAGCTTTGGGGAGTGGACCATAGAGCACGTCCCTCGAGAGGCCAACGAACGGGCTGACGACCTCGCAAACGAAGCGCTCGACGAGGCTTGA
- a CDS encoding DUF7108 family protein — translation MPTPNEESSTEADGTNAEAEAEPVSREATDGNDSPLPRAVIDDAERLTRLERNAVDDEEAAAYRAERETLLEDHEYTARIRTDGDDVLVLHPQEWHDEDEGVIRTDRIDDLERAAEIPLEGAADPDDWAEVDAQNRALVDEVRAAHGDVHGDNAAMLADFMGNHYAKPIESATAAELSEFRTEYVVRNAWPSDEQRDALEQSIDRIYETAGEPVPEYRPD, via the coding sequence ATGCCCACGCCGAACGAGGAGTCGTCTACCGAAGCGGACGGAACGAACGCCGAAGCAGAAGCCGAACCGGTCTCGCGAGAAGCGACCGACGGGAACGACTCGCCGCTCCCGAGGGCAGTAATCGACGACGCAGAACGGCTCACCAGACTCGAGCGAAACGCCGTCGACGACGAGGAAGCCGCCGCCTACAGAGCCGAGCGCGAGACGTTGCTCGAGGACCACGAGTACACCGCGCGCATCAGAACGGACGGCGACGACGTGCTCGTACTCCACCCACAGGAGTGGCACGACGAGGACGAGGGCGTCATCAGAACGGATCGGATCGACGACCTCGAGCGCGCCGCCGAAATCCCGCTCGAGGGGGCCGCCGATCCGGACGACTGGGCGGAAGTCGACGCGCAAAACCGTGCACTCGTCGACGAGGTCCGGGCCGCCCACGGCGACGTCCACGGCGACAACGCGGCGATGCTCGCGGATTTCATGGGAAACCACTACGCCAAACCCATCGAATCGGCGACGGCCGCGGAGCTCTCGGAGTTTCGCACGGAGTACGTCGTCAGAAATGCGTGGCCGTCCGACGAGCAACGAGACGCGCTCGAGCAGTCAATCGACCGTATCTACGAGACGGCTGGCGAACCGGTGCCCGAATACCGGCCCGACTGA
- a CDS encoding PadR family transcriptional regulator, whose product MSEAQAITGEQSIAREMTAFQNNILVILAKEPMYGLAIKRELEDYYGTEVNHGRLYPNLDELVELGLVEKSELDKRTNEYSLTDDGYDAVLDGINWTLSKVVTGDERADEITDIVENSY is encoded by the coding sequence ATGTCAGAGGCACAAGCAATCACGGGCGAGCAGAGCATTGCGCGCGAAATGACCGCGTTCCAAAACAACATCCTCGTTATCCTCGCTAAAGAGCCGATGTACGGCCTGGCGATCAAACGAGAACTCGAGGATTACTACGGAACCGAAGTAAACCACGGCCGACTCTATCCAAACCTCGACGAACTCGTCGAACTCGGTCTCGTCGAAAAGAGCGAACTCGACAAGCGAACGAACGAGTACTCGCTGACCGACGACGGCTACGACGCCGTCCTCGACGGAATCAACTGGACGCTCTCGAAGGTCGTCACGGGCGACGAGCGCGCGGACGAGATCACCGACATCGTCGAAAACAGCTACTGA
- a CDS encoding inorganic diphosphatase: protein MVNLWEDIETGPNAPEEIYAVVECLKGERNKYEYDKDVPGVVLDRVLHSNVHYPSDYGFIPQSYYDDEDPFDVLVLVEDQTFPGCVIEARPVALMKMDDDGEQDDKVIAVPSEDPRYDHIEDLEDIPQQQLDEIDEFFKTYKNLEEGKEVETQGWEDKQAAYDAIEHAQDLYEENFA, encoded by the coding sequence ATGGTAAATCTCTGGGAAGACATAGAAACCGGACCAAACGCGCCCGAAGAGATCTACGCCGTCGTCGAATGTCTGAAAGGCGAACGCAACAAGTACGAGTACGACAAGGACGTCCCCGGCGTCGTCCTCGATCGCGTTCTCCACTCGAACGTCCACTATCCGTCCGATTACGGCTTCATCCCGCAGTCGTACTACGACGACGAGGACCCCTTCGACGTGCTCGTTCTCGTCGAGGATCAGACGTTCCCCGGCTGCGTCATCGAAGCGCGTCCTGTCGCCCTGATGAAGATGGACGACGACGGCGAGCAGGACGACAAGGTCATCGCCGTCCCCTCCGAGGATCCGCGATACGATCACATCGAGGACCTCGAGGACATTCCACAGCAGCAACTCGACGAGATCGACGAGTTCTTCAAGACGTACAAGAACCTGGAGGAAGGCAAGGAAGTCGAAACGCAGGGCTGGGAGGACAAGCAGGCCGCCTACGACGCGATCGAACACGCACAGGATCTCTACGAAGAGAACTTCGCCTGA
- a CDS encoding alkaline phosphatase family protein, with product MGLFDRLRGDGSPRVAFIGVDGVPYSLLRDNEERFPNFAALASDGTASEISSIVPPESSACWPSLTTGMNPGETGVYGFQDREVGTYDTYVPMGNEVQATRVWDRVQEDGRNATVMNVPVTFPPQRNVQRMVSGFLSPGLEKAAYPDDVRDTLEGFEYRIDVNPKLGHQEDKREFIEDAHATVDARYEAFKHYIEEDDWDLFFGVFMTTDRVNHFLFKDYERDGEFREEFLEFYEKVDDYIGKLREALPEDVTLIVASDHGFTSLDHEVHFNEWLRENDWLSFRTDEPEELDDIADETKAYSFIPGRFYINLEGREPRGSVPESEYDEVRDELKAELEALEGPDGRKVVDRVVEKEAAFRGDHDEIAPDLVAIPTKGFDLKSGFKADSEVFTTGPRNGMHSFDDTSLYVDDPNVTIDDADLYDIAPTILDLMEIEYSRGEFDGASLV from the coding sequence ATGGGTCTGTTTGACCGGTTACGGGGCGATGGAAGCCCTCGAGTCGCGTTTATCGGAGTTGATGGTGTTCCGTACAGTCTTCTCAGGGACAACGAAGAGCGGTTCCCGAACTTCGCGGCGCTCGCGTCGGACGGGACCGCAAGCGAGATCTCGAGCATCGTACCGCCGGAGTCCAGCGCCTGCTGGCCCTCGCTGACCACCGGGATGAACCCCGGCGAGACCGGCGTCTACGGCTTTCAGGATCGGGAGGTCGGCACCTACGATACCTACGTCCCGATGGGCAACGAGGTGCAAGCCACCCGCGTCTGGGACCGCGTCCAGGAGGACGGACGAAATGCGACGGTGATGAACGTGCCGGTCACGTTCCCGCCCCAGCGAAACGTCCAGCGGATGGTTTCTGGCTTTCTCTCCCCCGGCCTCGAGAAAGCGGCCTACCCCGACGACGTTCGAGACACCCTCGAGGGATTCGAATATCGGATCGACGTCAACCCGAAACTCGGCCATCAGGAGGACAAACGCGAGTTCATCGAAGACGCACACGCGACGGTCGACGCGCGATACGAGGCGTTCAAACACTACATCGAGGAAGACGACTGGGACCTCTTTTTCGGCGTCTTCATGACGACCGACCGGGTCAACCACTTCCTGTTCAAAGACTACGAGCGCGACGGCGAGTTCCGCGAGGAGTTCCTCGAGTTCTACGAGAAGGTCGACGACTACATCGGTAAGCTACGCGAGGCGCTTCCCGAAGATGTCACGCTCATCGTCGCCTCCGATCACGGCTTCACCAGCCTCGATCACGAGGTTCACTTCAACGAGTGGCTTCGGGAGAACGACTGGCTCTCCTTCCGGACCGACGAACCGGAGGAACTGGACGATATCGCCGACGAGACCAAAGCCTACTCGTTCATTCCGGGTCGGTTCTACATCAACCTCGAGGGGCGAGAGCCCCGCGGGTCGGTCCCCGAATCGGAGTACGACGAAGTTCGCGACGAGCTCAAGGCCGAACTCGAGGCCCTCGAAGGACCCGACGGCCGCAAGGTGGTCGATCGCGTCGTCGAGAAGGAAGCCGCCTTCCGCGGCGACCACGATGAGATCGCGCCCGATCTGGTCGCGATCCCGACGAAGGGATTCGATCTCAAGTCCGGCTTCAAGGCCGATTCGGAGGTGTTCACGACGGGACCGCGAAACGGCATGCACAGCTTCGACGACACGTCGCTGTACGTCGACGATCCGAACGTGACCATCGACGACGCCGACCTCTACGATATCGCGCCGACGATCCTCGATCTGATGGAGATCGAGTACAGTCGCGGCGAGTTCGACGGCGCGAGCCTGGTATAG
- a CDS encoding DUF371 domain-containing protein, with product MSDPTTTSDGGERKDDIDERERTLEEIIHARGHENVSAEHASTFEVSTDDFLTPAGDCILAIEADRAPADFDPEFVAACQQRDATITVTLEADGHRDSVRGRGDPELEFSSERSAVGRTSEYVDERTIALESEHAAEGFDRDLVDSLAAGADVTVTITVSVDD from the coding sequence ATGAGCGATCCGACGACGACCAGCGACGGCGGCGAACGGAAAGACGATATCGACGAGCGAGAGCGCACCCTCGAGGAAATCATCCACGCCCGCGGCCACGAGAACGTCAGCGCCGAGCACGCGAGCACGTTCGAGGTTTCGACCGACGACTTTCTGACCCCTGCCGGCGACTGTATCCTCGCGATCGAGGCCGACCGCGCACCAGCGGATTTCGACCCGGAATTCGTCGCCGCCTGCCAACAGCGCGATGCGACGATCACGGTCACGCTCGAGGCCGACGGCCACCGGGATTCGGTCCGCGGTCGCGGCGACCCGGAACTCGAGTTCTCGAGCGAGCGCAGCGCGGTGGGTCGGACGAGCGAGTACGTCGACGAGCGGACGATCGCGCTCGAGTCGGAACACGCCGCGGAGGGGTTCGATCGGGACCTCGTCGATTCGCTGGCCGCGGGCGCGGACGTGACCGTGACGATCACCGTGTCCGTGGACGATTGA
- a CDS encoding endonuclease III domain-containing protein — MSEDPEPSRNISGGLEGGGVAAEFDPAEAETRAEAVVDRLGELYWQKTYGGQDAFTCLVRTILSQNTSDKASQPAHDALLERYGTDDSGDADADLAEALANATQSELAETISSAGLYNQKSETIIDTAEWVLEEFGSAAAFDAFVKDEPPETVRETLLSVRGVGPKTADCVLLFAGGRGGVFPVDTHVHRIVRRLGIAPPDADHEGVREVVERDVPATKCGFGHTAMIQFGREYCTARNPACLEDPDACPMGDLCDQVGVYPATGEVVDPSETLE, encoded by the coding sequence ATGAGCGAAGACCCGGAACCGTCGCGCAACATCAGCGGCGGTCTCGAGGGTGGCGGCGTCGCGGCGGAGTTCGACCCGGCGGAGGCTGAGACGCGCGCGGAGGCGGTCGTCGACAGGCTCGGCGAACTGTACTGGCAGAAGACCTACGGCGGGCAGGACGCCTTCACCTGTCTCGTCCGCACGATTTTGAGCCAGAACACGAGCGATAAGGCCAGCCAGCCCGCACACGACGCGCTGCTCGAGCGCTACGGTACGGACGATTCGGGAGACGCCGACGCTGATCTCGCCGAGGCGCTCGCGAACGCAACACAGAGCGAACTCGCCGAGACGATCAGTTCCGCGGGACTGTACAACCAGAAGTCGGAGACGATCATCGACACGGCCGAGTGGGTCCTCGAGGAGTTCGGTTCCGCGGCGGCGTTCGACGCCTTCGTCAAGGACGAGCCGCCGGAGACGGTTCGCGAGACGCTGCTGTCGGTTCGCGGCGTCGGCCCGAAGACGGCCGACTGCGTGTTGCTCTTCGCGGGCGGTCGCGGCGGCGTCTTTCCCGTCGACACTCACGTCCACCGCATCGTTCGACGGCTTGGAATCGCCCCGCCCGACGCGGATCACGAGGGCGTCCGCGAGGTCGTCGAACGCGACGTGCCGGCGACCAAATGCGGCTTCGGACACACCGCGATGATCCAGTTCGGCCGCGAGTACTGCACCGCGCGCAACCCGGCGTGTCTCGAGGATCCGGACGCGTGCCCGATGGGCGACCTGTGTGACCAGGTCGGCGTCTATCCGGCGACCGGAGAGGTCGTCGACCCGTCCGAAACGCTCGAGTGA
- the bluB gene encoding 5,6-dimethylbenzimidazole synthase, with translation MVEFTDADREGVYKAIYARRDIRRFRDDPIPDPVLERLLEAAHHAPSVGFSQPWDLIVIEERETKRGVKSIADRAIAAAREGYKEPRRSEYAALKLEGILESPVNICVTCDPTRGAPHVLGRSSMKRTDVYSTCLAVQNLWLAARAEGVGVGWVSVLYPSELQELLGIPPHVKPIAYLCFGYPENGFPDEPVLETAGWRERLDSETIVHEECWESRPQYEAGREGDGVSRCSEGGSPIGSE, from the coding sequence ATGGTCGAATTCACGGACGCCGACCGCGAGGGCGTCTACAAAGCGATCTACGCTCGACGGGACATCCGCCGGTTTCGAGACGACCCGATCCCAGACCCAGTGCTCGAGCGACTTCTCGAGGCCGCCCATCACGCGCCGAGCGTCGGCTTCTCGCAGCCGTGGGATCTGATCGTAATCGAAGAGCGAGAGACCAAACGTGGGGTGAAATCGATCGCGGATCGCGCCATCGCAGCGGCCAGAGAAGGGTACAAGGAACCGCGACGATCCGAGTACGCCGCCCTCAAACTCGAGGGTATCCTCGAATCGCCGGTCAACATCTGTGTGACCTGCGACCCGACGCGTGGTGCGCCCCACGTTCTGGGGCGAAGTTCGATGAAACGCACGGACGTCTACTCGACGTGTCTGGCCGTCCAGAACCTCTGGTTGGCCGCTCGAGCGGAAGGCGTCGGCGTCGGTTGGGTGAGCGTGCTCTATCCGTCCGAACTGCAGGAACTGCTCGGGATTCCGCCGCACGTGAAACCGATCGCGTACCTGTGTTTCGGATATCCCGAGAACGGGTTCCCGGACGAGCCGGTGCTCGAGACGGCAGGGTGGCGCGAGCGACTCGACAGCGAGACGATCGTCCACGAGGAGTGTTGGGAGTCGAGACCACAGTACGAGGCCGGCCGCGAGGGAGACGGGGTATCGCGGTGCTCCGAGGGCGGATCACCGATCGGTAGCGAGTAA
- a CDS encoding ABC transporter substrate-binding protein, with protein MAADPTRVAETRGVETEPTTESTSGVSRRGMLAGVAAGSAAGLAGCTRIFGGDSTASGETLTVCVWSGNYADRFKEAVVPMYEDEHDVTLQVETGWNNILANIRQSQGSPPYDVTVTDGNFYYRGRQEGLFESIRTENVPHLEETIDYYSEFRPTEYGMPVDGAPCNIIYREDLDFEPTEWGDLSSSEVADSRGIGIDTGFWWFPVHAAAMGMDDSEAAGELYDESLHAEVFDEIRNWNVQSWASSGQDIWQAFDSGTIDVAQWYFEQTAYDIGDYDGLTHTLPEETTGYLNHWCVTSGTDKRDRGEEFIDFLMRPEVQTEWSKSSPALFCNADMEYANDLGEQLPTSAEDAQNIAFPDWEYLIDYYDEFESEYSSIRND; from the coding sequence ATGGCTGCAGACCCGACACGGGTTGCAGAGACGAGGGGAGTTGAGACGGAACCAACAACCGAATCGACGAGCGGCGTCTCTCGACGGGGGATGCTAGCCGGCGTTGCGGCCGGATCGGCCGCGGGGCTGGCAGGGTGTACGCGGATTTTCGGCGGCGACTCCACGGCGTCCGGCGAGACGCTGACCGTCTGCGTCTGGAGTGGGAACTACGCGGATCGGTTCAAGGAGGCAGTCGTCCCGATGTACGAGGACGAACACGACGTGACGCTGCAGGTCGAGACCGGCTGGAACAACATCCTCGCGAACATCAGGCAATCGCAGGGGTCTCCGCCGTACGACGTCACCGTCACGGACGGCAACTTCTACTACCGCGGCCGGCAAGAGGGGCTCTTCGAGTCGATCCGAACGGAAAACGTTCCTCACCTCGAGGAGACGATCGACTACTACAGCGAGTTCCGCCCGACGGAGTACGGCATGCCGGTCGACGGCGCGCCGTGTAACATCATCTACCGGGAGGACCTCGACTTCGAACCGACCGAATGGGGTGACCTCTCCTCGAGCGAGGTCGCGGATAGCCGAGGAATCGGTATCGACACCGGCTTCTGGTGGTTCCCGGTCCACGCCGCCGCGATGGGCATGGACGACAGCGAAGCTGCGGGCGAACTCTACGACGAATCCCTCCACGCGGAGGTCTTCGACGAGATCCGAAACTGGAACGTCCAGAGCTGGGCCAGCAGCGGACAGGACATCTGGCAGGCGTTCGACAGCGGGACGATAGACGTCGCGCAGTGGTACTTCGAACAAACGGCTTACGACATCGGCGACTACGACGGGCTCACGCACACGTTGCCCGAGGAGACCACCGGCTACCTCAACCACTGGTGCGTGACCAGCGGCACCGACAAGCGAGACCGCGGCGAGGAGTTCATCGACTTCCTCATGCGACCCGAAGTCCAGACCGAGTGGTCGAAATCGAGCCCGGCGCTGTTTTGCAACGCCGACATGGAGTACGCGAACGACCTCGGCGAGCAGCTTCCGACGAGCGCCGAGGACGCACAGAACATCGCCTTCCCCGACTGGGAGTACCTCATCGACTACTACGACGAGTTCGAGTCCGAGTACTCGAGCATCCGAAACGACTGA
- a CDS encoding ABC transporter ATP-binding protein: MSEIELSGLEKRYGDELAVEDVSVTIEDGELLCLLGPSGSGKSTTLRMIAGLTSPTDGEVHIGEDDVTDRPAYDRTTATVFQDWALFPHKTVLENVAFGLRMRSVSKDERQERAREMLDRVEMVDHADDDPTNLSGGQKQRVALARSLAVNPDVLLLDEPLSNLDKRLREDMQIELREIHEDLEKTFVHVTHDQDEAFTLADRIGIMADGELIQVGNPHEVYENPKNRFIEGFLGDTNFVAGEVARTTADSVVVETELGQDIVLPSDNGDALASGESVTVSLRPEVLSIGANADPVDSDRADAAVADGGPTNEIVGSVENVIYRGSTVRYSVAVDGSSVFVERTVADSGAFDAGDDIRIRWDGADVLAFRGDGTRVDL; this comes from the coding sequence ATGTCAGAAATAGAACTCTCCGGACTGGAGAAGCGCTACGGCGACGAACTCGCGGTCGAGGACGTCTCCGTGACGATCGAGGACGGCGAACTGCTCTGTCTGCTGGGTCCAAGCGGCAGCGGCAAATCGACGACGCTGCGCATGATCGCCGGCCTCACGTCACCGACCGACGGTGAGGTCCACATCGGCGAGGACGACGTCACCGATCGGCCGGCCTACGACCGAACCACCGCGACCGTGTTCCAGGACTGGGCGCTGTTTCCTCACAAGACCGTCCTCGAGAACGTCGCCTTCGGGCTGCGGATGCGGTCGGTGTCGAAAGACGAGCGCCAAGAGCGCGCCCGCGAGATGTTAGACCGCGTCGAGATGGTGGATCACGCCGACGACGACCCGACGAACCTGAGCGGCGGGCAGAAACAGCGGGTCGCGCTCGCGCGCTCGCTGGCGGTCAACCCGGACGTCCTCCTGCTCGACGAACCGCTGTCGAACCTCGACAAGCGCCTGCGCGAGGACATGCAGATCGAACTCCGCGAGATCCACGAGGATCTCGAGAAGACGTTCGTCCACGTCACGCACGATCAGGACGAGGCCTTCACGCTGGCCGACCGGATCGGTATCATGGCCGACGGCGAACTGATTCAGGTTGGGAATCCCCACGAGGTCTACGAGAACCCGAAGAACCGGTTCATCGAGGGGTTCCTTGGTGACACGAACTTCGTCGCGGGCGAGGTCGCGCGGACGACGGCCGACTCCGTCGTCGTCGAAACGGAACTGGGCCAGGATATCGTCCTCCCGAGCGACAACGGCGACGCGCTCGCTTCGGGAGAGTCGGTGACGGTGTCGCTTCGACCCGAGGTCCTCTCGATCGGCGCGAACGCGGATCCGGTTGACTCCGATCGAGCGGACGCGGCTGTCGCCGACGGCGGGCCGACGAACGAGATCGTCGGGTCCGTCGAGAACGTCATCTATCGCGGGTCGACGGTCCGTTACTCCGTGGCGGTCGACGGAAGCTCGGTGTTCGTCGAGCGAACGGTCGCCGACTCGGGTGCGTTCGACGCCGGCGACGACATCCGCATCCGCTGGGACGGCGCGGACGTACTTGCGTTCCGCGGGGACGGTACGAGGGTCGACCTGTAA
- a CDS encoding ABC transporter permease: MSGTDSNAAASGALERVWKPLAARSRSKRALLLMLPLVAFELLIFVAPFLILLRISVSEAGDRGAAYADGTWSLDAYADVLTSGVAREVIAHSFTIGIVATVIAVAVALLYAYAIWRAEGLRKSLLLFSVVLPLLTTLVVKTYAFRPLLSPTGTLNSLLESLGLLSTPLEIVPGLAGAIVGQVYIVLPYAVLAIYSVLATMDWQLVEAARDLGASRPRSVLEVVVPQAMPGIVVATVISFAWSVGSYAAPFLLGDNVTFAMRVEGQILRDFQWPTATALSVVMIGAMLVVIAALVTVLSRFGGEMEYA; this comes from the coding sequence ATGTCCGGAACCGATTCGAACGCCGCGGCGTCGGGAGCGCTCGAGCGGGTCTGGAAGCCGCTTGCGGCGCGGTCGCGATCGAAACGAGCGTTGTTGCTCATGCTCCCGCTCGTCGCCTTCGAGCTTCTGATCTTCGTCGCGCCGTTCCTGATCTTGCTCCGGATCAGCGTCTCGGAGGCTGGCGATCGCGGGGCGGCCTACGCCGATGGGACGTGGTCGCTTGACGCGTACGCAGACGTCCTCACGAGCGGCGTCGCGCGAGAAGTCATCGCCCACTCGTTTACGATCGGGATCGTCGCGACGGTGATCGCCGTCGCCGTCGCTTTGCTGTACGCCTACGCGATCTGGCGAGCCGAGGGACTCCGTAAGTCGCTCTTGCTGTTCTCGGTCGTTCTCCCGCTGCTGACGACGCTGGTCGTCAAGACCTACGCCTTCCGGCCGCTGCTTTCTCCCACCGGGACGCTGAACTCCCTTCTGGAATCGCTCGGGCTGCTCTCGACGCCGCTCGAGATCGTGCCCGGGTTGGCGGGAGCGATCGTCGGACAGGTGTACATCGTCCTCCCCTACGCCGTCCTGGCGATCTACAGCGTGCTGGCGACGATGGACTGGCAGTTAGTCGAGGCCGCGCGGGACCTCGGAGCGAGCCGCCCCCGCTCGGTCCTCGAGGTCGTCGTCCCGCAGGCGATGCCGGGGATCGTCGTCGCGACGGTGATCTCCTTCGCTTGGAGCGTCGGCTCGTACGCCGCACCGTTTCTCCTCGGCGACAACGTCACGTTCGCGATGCGGGTCGAAGGGCAGATCCTGCGTGACTTCCAGTGGCCGACGGCGACCGCGCTGTCGGTCGTGATGATCGGGGCGATGCTCGTGGTGATCGCTGCCCTCGTCACCGTCCTCTCGCGCTTCGGAGGTGAGATGGAATATGCGTAG
- a CDS encoding ABC transporter permease: MRRERLETALFRAGYLAVFAFMLLPLAVVVVTSFGDSGQLAFPPTGFSLTWYESFFNQIDWLRAFDNSLLVGIGTAVVATILGVTAAFGQELDDGPLGRLLAPLVLLPMLIPPVIFGVTLLVYFSEFDLRGSYASLILAHTLWATPLVYFVMRSVFSRFDWQQLDASHDLGAGPVRSFVHVVLPNVKHGIFVGALLAFIVSLQEFVMALFLSDHTTETIPVVAWSQLRNSLSPMVSVVSTFLILISLGAIVLAAAATNLNWLSKQLS; encoded by the coding sequence ATGCGTAGGGAACGACTCGAGACGGCCCTCTTCCGTGCGGGCTATCTCGCGGTGTTCGCGTTCATGCTGTTGCCGCTTGCCGTCGTCGTCGTGACGTCGTTCGGCGACTCCGGACAGCTCGCGTTCCCGCCGACGGGATTCTCGCTCACCTGGTACGAATCGTTCTTCAACCAGATCGACTGGCTGCGCGCGTTCGATAACAGCCTTCTCGTGGGCATCGGCACGGCGGTCGTCGCGACGATACTGGGCGTCACCGCCGCGTTCGGACAGGAGTTAGACGACGGTCCGCTGGGGCGGCTGCTCGCACCGCTAGTACTCCTGCCCATGCTGATTCCGCCGGTTATCTTCGGCGTCACGCTGCTCGTGTACTTCAGCGAGTTCGACCTGCGAGGCTCCTACGCGAGCCTGATCCTTGCGCACACGCTGTGGGCGACGCCGCTCGTCTACTTCGTCATGCGGTCCGTCTTCAGCCGGTTCGACTGGCAGCAGTTAGACGCCTCCCACGACCTCGGTGCCGGTCCGGTGCGGTCGTTCGTCCACGTCGTCCTGCCGAACGTGAAACACGGCATCTTCGTCGGCGCGCTGCTCGCGTTCATCGTCAGTCTTCAGGAGTTCGTGATGGCGCTTTTCCTCTCGGATCACACCACCGAAACCATCCCAGTGGTCGCCTGGAGCCAACTCAGAAACTCGCTATCGCCGATGGTCAGCGTTGTCTCGACGTTCCTGATCCTGATCTCGCTCGGCGCGATCGTACTCGCCGCCGCAGCGACGAACCTGAACTGGCTGTCGAAACAACTGTCCTAA
- a CDS encoding DUF7344 domain-containing protein: protein MSDATGELDTVLELCRVEHRRIVLAILLKDRRALTLNDLTKEIVRHNHRMSITDVPSETVSRIHLSVVHQHVPKLADAKVITYDRERQLVEPTDRLDGLESSLSTIIGLDSDLDILDTG, encoded by the coding sequence ATGAGTGATGCGACGGGCGAACTCGATACGGTTCTTGAATTGTGTCGCGTCGAACACCGTCGAATCGTCCTTGCAATCCTCCTGAAAGACCGACGGGCGTTAACGCTGAACGACCTGACGAAGGAGATCGTACGGCACAATCACCGCATGTCGATCACCGACGTGCCGAGTGAGACGGTGAGCCGGATACATCTTTCAGTAGTTCATCAACACGTTCCAAAGTTGGCAGACGCGAAGGTAATCACGTACGATCGGGAACGCCAGCTGGTGGAGCCAACCGACCGACTCGACGGATTGGAGTCGTCCCTTTCGACCATTATCGGGCTTGATTCGGATCTGGACATCCTCGATACCGGGTAA